The proteins below come from a single Myxococcales bacterium genomic window:
- a CDS encoding acyl-CoA dehydrogenase family protein, which translates to MDFTFSEHHQLLRTSVREFAKAHIQPHARAWDEEERFPRELVPKLAELGLLGIRIPEEYGGSGMDTTSYAICVEELARVDGSSALTVASHNGLGTGHILAFGNEAQKRKYLPKAASGEWLAAWALTEPGSGSDSAGMQTTARRADDGSWVLNGTKMFITQGSVGGFCVVLAHSNPNVSKQRGITAFVVEHGTPGFSASKHLEKLGCKSSDTCELTLEDVRVPDENRVGEVDHGFIDTMQILDRGRISIAAMALGLGYGALDMAVTYAKDRKQFGKSIAEFQAIQWMLADMKTELDAAHLLTYRAAWLCDLGQPYSREASMAKLFASEAASRACNKALQIHGGYGYTREFAVERHLRDAKLCEIGEGTSEVQRLVIAKHMLAP; encoded by the coding sequence ATGGATTTCACCTTTTCCGAGCACCACCAGCTTCTGCGGACCAGCGTGCGCGAGTTCGCGAAGGCCCACATCCAGCCCCACGCGCGCGCGTGGGACGAGGAAGAGCGCTTCCCGCGGGAGCTCGTCCCCAAGCTGGCGGAGCTCGGCCTCCTCGGCATTCGCATCCCGGAGGAGTACGGCGGCTCGGGGATGGACACGACCAGCTACGCGATCTGCGTCGAGGAACTCGCGCGCGTCGACGGCTCGTCCGCGCTGACGGTCGCGTCGCACAACGGCCTCGGCACCGGCCACATCCTGGCGTTCGGAAACGAGGCCCAGAAGCGAAAGTACCTCCCGAAGGCGGCGTCGGGAGAGTGGCTGGCGGCCTGGGCGCTCACCGAGCCCGGCTCGGGGAGCGACTCGGCGGGCATGCAGACCACGGCGCGCCGCGCCGACGACGGCTCGTGGGTCCTGAACGGGACCAAGATGTTCATCACGCAGGGCAGCGTGGGCGGCTTCTGCGTCGTGCTCGCGCACTCGAACCCCAACGTGTCCAAGCAGCGCGGCATCACCGCGTTCGTGGTCGAGCACGGCACTCCCGGCTTCTCCGCGTCGAAGCACCTCGAGAAGCTCGGGTGCAAGTCGAGCGACACGTGCGAGCTCACGCTGGAGGACGTGCGCGTGCCGGACGAGAACCGCGTGGGCGAGGTCGACCATGGCTTCATCGACACGATGCAGATCCTCGACCGTGGCCGCATCTCGATCGCCGCCATGGCGCTCGGGCTCGGCTACGGCGCGCTGGACATGGCCGTCACCTACGCGAAGGATCGCAAGCAGTTCGGGAAGTCGATCGCCGAGTTTCAGGCCATCCAGTGGATGCTCGCCGACATGAAGACCGAGCTCGACGCCGCCCACCTGCTCACGTACCGCGCGGCCTGGCTCTGCGATCTCGGCCAGCCCTACTCGCGCGAGGCGTCGATGGCGAAGCTCTTCGCCAGCGAAGCGGCGTCGCGAGCGTGCAACAAGGCCCTGCAGATCCACGGCGGCTACGGCTACACGCGTGAGTTCGCCGTCGAGCGGCACCTGCGCGACGCGAAGCTCTGCGAGATCGGCGAGGGCACGAGCGAGGTCCAGCGCCTCGTCATCGCGAAGCACATGCTCGCCCCCTGA
- a CDS encoding S1 family peptidase, with protein MQNGSGNRWAALVGSAAVSGARPLTVGLLVVAAAACGGVDRAVDLPAAQEGADAGVAVSTVEIVRGVPDRGRDPAVVALDLGGEGLCSGTLVSAKLVLTARHCVARTSERIACPPQGVHVLGARDPATISVLVGETVERAREAARGRRVVAPSGATLCDADIAFLVLDRPVAGVKPVGVRATGVAAGDFVRAVGFGRRPSDGALGQKLLRDHVRVLSVSPAEFLVGEATCQGDSGGPALDDDTGEVVGVVSRGGPRCDGSNVHNVYTRTDAYQWLFEEALRAAGEPDPKAGGAADAGTGEPAKPGGKAKPPTDVGGACATAADCAAGVCIARGTGGYCSRPCGTGDRCPNGYHCTKLMGGSVCVATR; from the coding sequence ATGCAGAACGGGTCTGGAAATCGGTGGGCAGCGCTCGTGGGTTCGGCGGCGGTGTCGGGGGCGCGGCCGCTCACGGTCGGGCTGCTGGTGGTGGCGGCAGCGGCGTGCGGCGGGGTCGATCGGGCGGTCGACTTGCCGGCCGCGCAGGAGGGCGCGGACGCCGGCGTGGCGGTGTCGACCGTCGAGATCGTGCGTGGGGTGCCCGATCGGGGGCGCGATCCCGCCGTGGTGGCCCTCGACCTCGGGGGCGAGGGGCTCTGCTCCGGCACGCTCGTGTCGGCGAAGCTTGTGCTCACGGCGCGGCACTGCGTCGCGCGCACCTCGGAGCGCATCGCGTGCCCGCCGCAGGGCGTTCACGTGCTGGGCGCGCGCGATCCCGCCACGATCTCGGTGTTGGTGGGCGAGACCGTCGAGCGCGCGAGGGAGGCGGCGCGAGGGAGGCGCGTCGTCGCTCCGTCGGGCGCGACGCTCTGCGACGCCGACATCGCCTTCCTCGTGCTCGATCGTCCGGTGGCCGGGGTGAAGCCCGTGGGAGTGCGCGCCACCGGCGTCGCCGCGGGAGACTTTGTGCGCGCCGTTGGCTTCGGCCGTCGCCCCTCGGACGGCGCGCTAGGCCAGAAGCTCCTGCGGGATCACGTGCGCGTGCTCTCGGTGAGCCCGGCGGAGTTCCTCGTCGGCGAGGCGACCTGCCAAGGGGACTCTGGTGGGCCCGCGCTCGACGACGACACCGGCGAGGTCGTGGGCGTCGTGTCGCGAGGGGGGCCGCGCTGCGATGGATCGAACGTGCACAACGTGTACACGCGCACGGACGCGTACCAGTGGCTCTTCGAGGAGGCCCTCCGGGCCGCCGGGGAGCCCGACCCCAAGGCCGGGGGCGCCGCCGACGCAGGGACCGGCGAGCCCGCGAAGCCGGGCGGCAAGGCGAAGCCGCCGACCGACGTGGGGGGCGCTTGCGCCACGGCCGCGGACTGCGCCGCGGGGGTGTGCATCGCCCGCGGAACGGGCGGGTACTGCAGCCGGCCCTGCGGGACCGGGGATCGCTGCCCCAATGGCTACCACTGCACGAAGCTCATGGGCGGCTCCGTGTGCGTCGCGACCCGGTGA
- a CDS encoding cobalamin B12-binding domain-containing protein → MPEAQPDRKVRILVAKPGLDGHDRGAKVVARALRDAGFEVVYTGLHQTPEMIANAAVQEDVDGVGLSIMSGAHNTLFPAVLAALRAKGADDVVLFGGGIIPDDDVTRLREAGVQGVFTPGTRLETIIGWVRDNIRAR, encoded by the coding sequence ATGCCGGAAGCCCAGCCCGACCGAAAAGTCCGAATCCTCGTCGCCAAGCCCGGTCTCGACGGCCACGATCGCGGCGCGAAGGTGGTGGCGCGCGCCCTCCGCGACGCCGGGTTCGAGGTGGTCTACACGGGCCTCCACCAGACGCCGGAGATGATCGCGAACGCCGCCGTTCAGGAAGACGTCGACGGCGTCGGGCTGTCGATCATGAGCGGCGCGCACAACACGCTCTTCCCCGCCGTGCTCGCCGCGCTGCGCGCGAAGGGCGCCGACGACGTCGTGCTCTTTGGCGGCGGCATCATCCCCGACGACGACGTCACGCGGCTGCGCGAGGCGGGCGTTCAGGGCGTGTTCACCCCGGGCACGCGCCTCGAGACGATCATCGGCTGGGTGCGCGACAACATCCGCGCGCGCTGA